In the genome of Candidatus Methylomirabilota bacterium, the window CGTTGTTCCCCCACCTCTCGGTGGCCGAGAACATCGTCTTCGGTCTGCGGGTGCGCCGCGTGGGAGCGGCCGAGCGGCAGCAGCGGCTCGCGCGGGTGGCCGATCTGCTTGGTCTGGGCGCGCTGCTGGAGCGCAAGCCCGCCCAGCTCTCGGGCGGCCAGCAGCAGCGGGTGGCCCTCGGCCGCGCGCTCATCGCGGAGACGCCGGTGTGCCTGATGGACGAGCCGCTGTCGAATCTGGACGCGCAATTGCGACTCGAGATGCGGCGGGAGATCCGCGCGCTCCAGCAGGATCTCGGGATCACGATGGTGTACGTCACGCACGACCAGACGGAGGCCATGACCATGGCCGACCAGATCATCCTGCTTCGCGAGGGCCGCGTCGAGCAGGACGCCGCGCCGGATACCCTCTACGCGCGGCCCGCCACCGCCTTCGCCGCGCGATTCATCGGCACGCCTCCGATGAACATCCTGAGCGCGCCGGGCGGGATCCTGCTCGGAGTCCGACCCGAGGATATCCGCGTGGCGACGGAGCCCGGGCCCCGGACGGTGGAGGCCCGCGTCAGCCGCGTGGAGTATCTGGGGGCCGATTCGATTCTGCTCTGCGCGGCCGCCGGCCAGACCGTCGCGGTCCGCGCGCCGGGCCGGGTCGAGCTGGGCGGCCGCACCGTGCATCTTTCGTGGCGCAAGGACACGACGCACGTGTTCGACGCGGCGACCGGCTGCCGTCGCGAGGACGTCGCCGACCTGTCAACCTTCTCTCGATCGTGAGGAGATCATCATGAAGGCAAGACTGCTCGCAGGACTGCTGCTCGCCGCGCTGGGCGCGGGAGCCGCGCCGGTGGCCGCCCAGGCGCCGGTGGATGTGACCTTCTACTACCCGGTCGCGGTGGGCGGCCCGGTCACC includes:
- a CDS encoding ABC transporter ATP-binding protein, coding for MTASSISVQHLSRWWGATRAVDDVSFEAAAGRMLVLLGPSGCGKSTTLRLIAGLEAATSGRVFIGGVDVTDRPPAERRLSMVFQSYALFPHLSVAENIVFGLRVRRVGAAERQQRLARVADLLGLGALLERKPAQLSGGQQQRVALGRALIAETPVCLMDEPLSNLDAQLRLEMRREIRALQQDLGITMVYVTHDQTEAMTMADQIILLREGRVEQDAAPDTLYARPATAFAARFIGTPPMNILSAPGGILLGVRPEDIRVATEPGPRTVEARVSRVEYLGADSILLCAAAGQTVAVRAPGRVELGGRTVHLSWRKDTTHVFDAATGCRREDVADLSTFSRS